CATTTGCCCGTTTGGCACCTTTCTCAATCTTGGTGATCCCGTTCATGATTGTCTGCGCTTTATCTTTCATCACACCGCGCACGTTCATGTCACTCTCGGTATCCGTCCCTACATGATAGACAGCAGAAGTGAGATTAGAGCGTTGACTACCTGAACCTACGGCGATAGTGCGTACATCGGTGTGACCACCTGGTTCAGTTAGATGGGTCGTATTGTCTGAAAGAGTACGCCCGTGGTTTAATTCACCTACGATCCATTCCATGTAACCATCACGGCCTACCATAGCGCGACGATAAGCAACATCAACAGAATCTTCCCCTAGATTGTGAAGGGTAGCGACGCTCACATGACTGCCTGCACCAACAAATACTTCTACTACGCTATTTTGCACCACAGCACTCGCTTCGCTGTCACCTGTGTAGTTACATACCAGGTTGACGCGACTATTCTCTTCCGTAACGACGAGCACATGCGGCATAATGCCCACACCGTTTCCTTCGTTATAAAAAATAGCTTGTAGCGATTGTTGCACATCTACATTTTTAGGCACATAGAGGAACAACCCTCCGCTCCAAAGTGCCCCGTGCATCGCACTCAGTTGGTGTTCATCTTTCGCCACTGCCTGGCCAAAGTACTTCTTTACCAACTCGGAATGCTCTCGAACCGCCGTTCCTAAGTCAGTAAAAATAACTCCTTGTTCCTCTAATGCTCTGCTAGCATTTTTCCAGATAACACTGGAGTTCTTCTGAACAACAAGGCTTGCATTCTCTTCATCACTCATCAAAGAGAGTACTTCTTGGGGTAATGCACTCGTGTCCGCTACTTCCTGCTCACTCTTTAAGGAAAACTGACTAAAGTTCCACTTGTTGATATTGGTCTTTTCCACTCGTGGGAGTGAAAGTTGTTTCGCCGATTCCAAAGCCTGCAACCGGAATTGTAACATCCATTCCGGTTCTTGTTGACTTTGGGAGAGTTGGGTTACGATTTCTGGGTTAATTTGTTTTTCTAGTTCTGTTGTCATTTTTGCCACCGCCTTACGCCTGTTGTCCAACAGTCTCGTCTTCGATACCCAGTTCTTCTTTAATCCAATCGTAACCTTCTGCTTCCAACTTCTCTGCAAGCTCAGGTCCACCGGAGCGGACAATGCGACCTTGCATCATCACATGGACAAAGTCTGGTTTAATATAGTTAAGCAGACGCTGATAGTGCGTAATGATCAAGACACCTAACTCCGGTTTGCGCATCGCATTTACCCCATCTGCCACTACTTTTAAGGCATCAATATCTAAACCGGAATCAATTTCGTCCAAGACCGCGATACGCGGATCCAACATCATCATCTGCATAATTTCGTTCCGTTTTTTCTCTCCACCGGAGAAACCTTCATTCAGGTAGCGAGATGCGAAGGACTCATCCATATTGAGGCTTTCCATCGTTTTATCCAACTTCTTAATGAACTTCATAATAGAAATCTCATCGCCTTCTTCACGCTTTGCATTGATCGCGCTCCGCAAGAAGTCAGAATTGGTTACGCCGCTTACTTCGCTTGGATATTGCATAGCGAGAAAGAGTCCTTTGCGAGCACGTTCATCCACTTCCATCTCTAAAACGTCTTCTCCATCTAGAGAGACTGTACCTGAGGTGATTTCATATTTGGGATGACCCATCAGTGCGGAAGCAAGAGTACTTTTCCCTGTTCCGTTCGGACCCATGATGGCATGAATCTCTCCACCTTTTACCTCAAGGTTTACTCCTTTGAGAATCTCCTTCTCCTCGATTGTCGCATGCAAATTTTCTATTTTTAAATTTGGTGTAGTTGACATTTGGCATTCCTCCATTTAGCTACGGGCTTCCCCCAACAGTGATTGTCGCCCTTAGATCAATCCTTTGCTATACGCAAACATTTTGATACGATAAGAGCGTTACAGCCTCTTCTCTTTTTAGATTGATTATCATCTGATTCTCATTTCATTCTATCTCATGTGCACAGGTATATCAAGGTGAAAGCAAACAGTTTTCAATTAGATCCATAAGCCACTCCCCAAGAAGAAGGGTGGACGATTCACCATGAGTGAACCAGATAAGCCTATTCGCTGTATTCAGTGTTATAAACAGCGTCCAGGTGGTCGTTGCAACTTTTGTCCTTTGCATAAAAAGAATCGTGCTCTATATCATCATATTGGTGAAGGATGGTATTTGCCCCGCTCCTCTAAGCCCACATTAAAAAAGGGGATAACCCAAAGTGACGAAGAAAGTAGATAGAGTGCACTTCATCATCTTTTCCCTTAAACATAATAAAAAAACCAGGATCTTGTAATCAGACCCTGGTTTTTATTAATATCATCTTTCTACTTCTTTTTTTTCTCTGCTGCTATATCAGCTTTAAATGACTTAGCAAGAGAAATACACATCCCGATCAAAATAAAAGCAAATGGGAACGCAGCGATGATGGCTGCCATCTGCAATGCAGTAAGTCCGCCGGCATAAAGTAACACGGCAGCTGATGCCGCTTGAATAATCCCCCAGGTAAACTTAATTCGGTTTGGAGGATTAAGCTGTCCATTCGTTGTCTGCATACCTAACACAAAAGTAGCAGAGTCAGCGGAGGTAATAAAAAACGTAGTAATCAATAAGACAGCCAGCGTTGAAGTGATACCACTTAAAGGAAGCTGAGACAGGAGCGTAAAGAGAGCCACCTCTGTCCCTGAATCAGTCATCGCATTATTGATGCCGCCTTTACCAAATAACTCCGAGTAAATCCCTGCTCCACCCAGGGTAGCAAACCAAATCCCACTCAACAATGTTGGTACAGCCAATACACCGATAACAAATTCTCGAACGGTACGGCCACGGGAAACACGAGCGATAAACATACCTACAAAAGGCGCCCAAGAGATCCACCATGCCCAATAAAAGATCGTCCAATCCTGAATCCAGCCAGCCAAATCTGATTCAGTAAAGGGGGTTACACGCAAACTCATCGTAGGCAATTCCTGTATATATGTTCCTATGGTTGTAGTGAAGAAATTGATAATAAAGTTAGTCGGCCCCACGAATAAAATGAATACCATCAACGCTAACGCCAATACCATATTGGTATTACTCAAGTACTTGATTCCTTTGTTCAATCCTGTTCCTGCCGAGATCATAAATAGAACAGTAACGACAGCAATAATCATTAACTGAGTCATTCTATCATTAGGGATTCCTGTTAAAAAGTTGAGTCCACTGGAAATCTGCATCGCGCCCAACCCGAGCGAAGTAGCCACCCCTATTACAGTTGCGTACACGGCCAACACATCGATCGTTTTCCCTATGGGACCATTAACCCGGTCACCCAAAAGCGGTGTAAACGTTGCACTGATCAGTCCCGGTGCACCCTTGCGAAATTTAAAGTAAGCTAATGCTAATGCTGTTAAAGTGTAAATGCCCCAAGGGTGAAGTCCCCAATGAAAGAAAGAGTATTTCATCGCCACTCGCGCAGCCTCAGTGGTACCACCCTCTCCTACAGGGGGACTTATAAAGTGATACATCGGCTCAGCTACGCCCCAAAAAACTAAGCCAATCCCCATACCGGCACTAAATAACATCGCAAACCATGAAAGATAACTATACTCTGGTTCCTCATCATCTTTACCTAATCGAATATTACCCGCACGAGTAAAGATTAAAATGATAACAAACACGAGAAAAGAAGTGACAGACAGTAAGTAGAACCATCCAAACTTCACTTGCAAAAATCCTTGTACATCAGAAGTAACGGAATTTAAGCTGTCTGGATTTACTACGCCCCAGATGATCAGGAGTAGCGTAACACTGACAGACACAAGAAACACCGTTGTCCACTTTTGCTGTTGCATCGTTCCCCTCCTTGAAATTTAGGTTTTCTTCACATCAACGTTAGTTTCCCTGTTTGACCCAAAATAAAACTTAAATCTTGTTGAGACTCAGACGAGCCCCAGATAATCCTAGAGCCCGTCGTTTTTACCTTTATTTTTTTGTCATCTGCAAAAACAACTCCACATCTTCTGCATATACATCAATCGCTCGTTGCCAGAAATCTGGTTGAGTCAAGTCGGTCTGCAAATGCTTTTCTGCTAACTCTTCCACTTGCATACGCCCGGTGTCGCGCAGCAGATCCACATACTTTTCTGCGAACCCTTCACCATCTTCCAAAGCACGCGCATAAATGCCCATACTGAACAGATATCCAAAAGTATAAGGGAAGTTGTAAAAAGGAACTTCTGTAATATAGAAATGAAGTTTTGAAATCCAGAAGTTATCAAATTCGTTATCCAACACCCCACTATACCCCTCTTTTTGGGCTCCAACCATTAGCTCCTTCAAACGCTCAATACTAACTGGACCAGCTTTACGCTCTTCATAAAAGCGAGTCTCAAACAAGAACCGAGCATGAATATCCATAAAGAACGCAGCCCCGCGCTGCAGCTTTTCCTCTAGAAGTGCCAACTTCTCCTTTTCCGTTTGCGCCTGTTTCACTGAAGCATCTGCCACGATCATCTCTGCAAAGGTAGAAGCTGTTTCCGCCACATTCATCGCATAGCCTTGTGAAAAATAAGGAAGCTCTTTCATCACATATTGATGATAAGCGTGTCCCAGTTCATGCGCTAAAGTAGATACGTTAGAAGCAGTTCCAGAGTATGTCATAAAAATTCGCGATTCCTTCGCCATCGGAAAGTCAATACAAAACCCGCCTGGGCGTTTATGGGAACGATCTTCGACTTCAATCCAACGGTCACTAAACGCTAATCTAGAAAACTCTGCCATGTGAGGATCAAAACGCTCAAAATGCTCCATGATGAAGTTTGCTCCTTCATCATAAGAAACTTTGTTCTCTTCCACACTAAGAGGCGCAAAAACATCGTAAAACTCCATCTTTTCAATACCTAGCAGCTCTTTCTTCCGCTCTAAATATTTCACCACGATGCCCTTGTTCTTCGCAATCGTCTCCCACATCGTCTGAAGTGTTTTTTCCTGCATACGATTTATAGAGAGTGGCTCTTTCAAAGCAGATTCCCATCCACGGTGCTTATACAGCTGCAAGCGGAATCCACCTAATCGGTTTAGTGCCATTGCCGCCAGATCAGCATTCTCTTCAAAAGCCTTGTTTAAAGCAGTAAATGCTCGTTTCCGCACCTCGCGATCGCCCGCTTCTACTTTATTTGCCAATTGACCTACTGACATTATTGTGGTCTCACCATTCTCCTCATAGGGGATCGTGATACGCCCAATAATACTACTATAAAGCTCTCCCCAACCATGATATCCATCTACAGCGAGGTCGTTTGCCACTTTTTCTTGTTCGGCAGGCATCTTCTCTTTCGCTTGTCTGCGCATCTCCTCTAAGTTAAAGGAGATAGGTGCCAGCTTCGCATCTGCCAATAAATGCTTCCAATCTTCCTCTGAGACAGCTACCATTTTTTGTTCCCATACCACCAACACGGATTGATAAGCCGCGTCCAATTGCATTAGTTGACTGCGTACCAATTGAGCCTGCTCATCACGCGTATCTGCTGAAGCGAGACATTCTACGAAAGAGAGCCCATGAACCAGGCGTGCTCCAACCTCCTGCACTCCCTCAGCAATCTCAATCCATAAGGTATGAGCTGTCACTGTTTCTGCTGGAATGAGATCATTTACTTTTTCTTCTACTTCTTTCAACACCTCATTCATTTCTGTTATAAACGCTTTTAATTCAGGCGATGTGCTTCCTCCTGCAAAGAAACGATCCAAGTCCCACGTTAAGCTGTAGTTCATACCCATCATTTCATCCCCTCATTTTTAAATTGTATGTATAAATACTCTCTTCATTATCCATCATACCAGAAATTGAAAAAGAAGACCCCCAAAAGATAGGGGGTCTTCTCACCCGATTCGACGCTACCAACGGATGCATCGCCGGTTTGCGGGATTACTTTCCGGAGGCTATTAAGCGGTCTGCTCCTTGCAGTGCCTCACGTGTCATACTCCTAACCATGCGATGTTCTTGCTCACGCTTCGCTTCTACTTTCAAACGCACATCAAAATTCTCCACATACCGTGCATAAGGAACATCATGATGGCGATACATTGCATCAGAGATCGACTGCGTGACTTCGTTGGATAAAATAAATAAGCATCTCCCTTCAGAATTCACTATCAATACTAACAAAAATGAATAAAAAAATCAAATGCTGGTCAATGTTGCAGCGATTGCTGAGAAAACTCTTGATACGCTTCCTGTACTAGGGTAACCGCCTGCGCCATGGCTGCTCCACCACCAAAAGCTCCTGCTACGGCTGAGGCTTCTAACACCATTTTAGCACTCGCACCTTGATCCACCGCACCCTTAGTATGGTAGATGATACAGTATTCATCATTGGTCATAACACCTAGGGCAAGCGCAATGAGGTGCTTCGTTTGCTTAGACACTTCCCCATCAGCAAAACAGGCTTGCGTAAACTGACTGTACTCCCGTGCTACTTCGGGTAACTCCCTTTCAAATTGACCCAGACCTTCTTTATAATCGTGCAAGGATTGCTGAATAATTGAAGCTTCCAACCCACACACCTCCTTTTACCCATTCCCCAAACCCAAAAAACATCGGAAAATGTGGAATGCTCTTATTCAACGTTATCCTGCACGACTTCACCCTATTTCATTCACATTTTTATTCGTATACAAGTGCCGACGCATAATGCTGAAAAGCGACCTCCCACTCATTCTTTTCCGCTAACGCTTCCGCTAAATCCCATTCATCTTTCACTACTTCTTTAGCGTATGGATGGAGAGTGAGGAACGTGTTTACTGCCATTCTCCAATCCTTCTCTTCCGCATAAAGGAGGGCAAGTTGATGCACTGCATACCCTAAACCTGGGGTAACTAAATTTATGCCATCTTCTAGGGCTAGAGCATCAAACCGCTCTTTTTCACGCGCAATAATCTTTTTTAATTCTTGATGGGCCTTCTCTTTCTCTCCTGCTTGAAACCAGTAATAGCACAAATATACTTCCAGATGAACACGGCTCATCATATATCCCATTGAGATAGGATAAGCTGGCAATGCTTCCTCCATTCTTTGTGCAGCTAACGGATAGTCGCCCTTATCTGCATCCATTTCTGCCAACTCCACTAAACTGCGTACATAAGCAAAGTGACGATTTGGATTTTCCTGCGCCCCTTCTGCTGCCAGCGAAGCAAAAATCCGATAAGCTAACTCGCGTTTTCCTTGTTGCATACAGGTCACTGCCACTAACATCCGGTTATTCATATCATGAAAGTCGGCGAAGAACCCTTTTGGTAATTGATGGGCTACCCATGACTCTGCTTCATTTTTTAAATTAGTTAACGAATCCATGACTCTCATCCTCCACTACCTATTGATCATTTGTTTTCTAGTTTACCATGAGCACATAAAGGGCAACATTCCAGTTTAGTGAACTCGACCAAGAAGGAAATAACTTACGTTCATCATTGGAGAAAAAGATACATATGATTGTCTCAGGGACAAGTTCTCCTCACCTGTAGTCGTGGTACAATACCAATAATTTAACACACCCACTATACTATTTACCTTTACAAACCATAGGGGAGGATTTACTATGTCCACTTCTGACACTAATTTTTGTTTACCCAGCCTACAAGATGGCAAGCACTTTTGCCTAAATGAATACCATGGAAAGCTAATTCTACTCACTTTTTGGGTTACTTGGTGTCCTGCCTGCCAATCTGACCTTCCCAAAAAAGAGGTCTTTTATCGCTCAATGCAATCCGAGCACATTCAGTTTTTTTCAATCAATGTAAGTGGGCGCGAACCCCAACCCACAGAAGTTCCCAGTTATATAGAAGAGCACGGCTTCACGTTTCCTGTCCTCTTAGATCGTGGAAGGCAGGTATATGATCAGTATGGTATAACCTCTGTTCCTACCACGATCTTAATCGATCGGCAAGGGATCATCCAAGGTCGTTATGATGAACATGTCCCTTTCTCTGATATCATCGCAGACTTGGGTACGCTTTTAAGTTCTACTTAATATGTTTGTGAGGTGTAATATGTATGGGATGGTTTGAAGCGATGATACTAGGTATAATTCAAGGCTTAACAGAATTTTTACCCATCAGTAGTACAGGACATCTCTATTTGGGTCGCCATATGTTTGGTTTGGATGAAGCAGGGTTATTTTTAGATACCCTGCTCCACTTCGGAACTTTGTTAGCAGTCATCATTGTATTTAGGGAAGAGCTTTTGGTCGTCGTCAAAAATCCCCTCGGTCGACTCGCTCGTTTACTCTTTATCGGAACCATCCCCACGGCTCTTATCGGACTTACTTTCAATGACTTCTTCACTAACATTTCACAGACCGGGGAGACGATCGGGTGGGAGTTTCTTGCTACTGGCTGTATACTTTGGATTGCCGATCGGTGGAAGGAAACCGGGTACAAAGAAATGGAACAGATTAGTGTAAGAGATGCGCTGATAATTGGAACCTTTCAAGGGGTGGCCATCCTGCCTGCGATCTCACGTTCAGGATTGACGATAGCTGCTGCCTTGTTACGTCAGATAGAGAAGAAGAGCGCAGCCTCCTTCTCTTTTCTCCTATCTATTCCTGCTATTACGGGAGCCGTTGTCCTGCAAAGCAGGGAACTTGCGGACGCATCTACTCAGTTTTCCCTACCACTCTCCTCTTTATTGTTGGCTACCGTGACGGCTGCACTCTGTGGATATTTCGCTGTAAAATGGATGATCCGCATACTATGTCAAGGGTCGCTCAAAGGCTTTGCCGTCTACGTGTGGGCACTAGGCGCCATTGTCCTGATCCTTCAATATAGTGATAATTTCTAATTTATGGTATAGATTGATATTTATGACTGAAAACAACCTCTATTTTCAAACGGAACGGATCCTCAAAATAAAGGGCATAGTAATCAAACTCATCATGAAAATGACCGGGGCTATCGTATAGTAGATTAACACCGCGCTCCATCAAGAAATTCGCTATCTCTTCCACCTCTTCACGATTTTCCACTTGAAATGCGACATGGTTGAGACCAGGATGCTTGCGATGGAATGAAACCTCACTATATTGCTGTTCAACTTGTACGAGGCACCATTTCATATCTCCGTTCCCGTATGAGATCCATGTCTCTTCGTCATGGCGAAGATGAAACCCTAGCATCTCCATCAGGGGATCATAAAAGCGTTTCGCCTTTGCTAAATCTACAACTTGATAATCCAAATGAGAGAACGAAACTTTCATGAAATCGCCCTCTCTTTAATAATTGAATCTACCAAGTGAACAGGAGACATATCACCGAGTGAAAACCACTCTAGCATCCGATTTCGCTTAAACAACTTCGATGTCATCTCTGCTTTGCTCAATCCATTCTTTTGTAGAGCTAGGGTTTCATCTACTAACCAGTAGAGAAAATCTAGCTTCTTTTTTAAAGCCTCCGCTCCGTTTTCTACTCTACCCGCATGACCACAAAAAACGGTAGTAATCCGATACGCCAATATTTTTTCAATGGAAGCAATCATCTCTATCACAGATTCTCCTCGAATTCCTGTCGCCAGCCTTGTGCCCAAAAAGAGATCACCTGCAAATAGCCATCCGGTACTCTCTTCATATAAGCAGTGATGATCATCACAATGCCCAGGAGTATGAAGGATTTGGAATCTATAACGAGGAGTTACAACCTCTCCTGTGGTTTCTTCCCCTGTTATCCACTGTGGCGACCCCCACGCTGTACGACGATAGTATGGAATCACATCCATCGCATGAATGGTATCAATCGTTCTCTTAGTCATATATAGAGGCACGTCAAATCGCTTAACCAACCATGATGCATTGCCCACGTGATCCTCGTGATGGTGTGTGATCATTATTTGCTTAGGTGTAACCTGACGCACAAACTCTTCCACCGCTTTCTTCCCACGAGGAGGACCGGTATCTATCATCAATCCATCTACCATGTATGTACAAAAATTCATGTAGCTGCCTAAAGATCGATAGCTACAACGCATCGAAACTACATCATCTCGATGATCCATCCGAATGATATAATCACTCATGAGTTCTCACCTTCCAATATCAATATGAATGACTGTTCAGTTTAATTTTATCACGTCCTCTTTTCTACAGGAAGATGTTTCTTAAACCACTCCATCTCTTGCTTACCTCTCTAAAGAATAACTTCCTGCCTCCATGGTAATACCCCCATACGCATCGCAGGGGGGCTAAACGCTCATTTAACTGTATTTATTGCTTATGGTATTTGTCTTTTCAGGCGTGCGATCAACAACTCTTTTTCACCAATAATCTGCTTTAACACCCGGTTTTCAGCAGCAAATGCCGCATTTGTCTTCGTTTGTATAGGAGCGCCTGCAGAAATTTTGTTTTCTTTTCCCGTATTTTTCTTGGGTGTATGAATGGGCTTTCCATCTGTAAACGCACCTTGCATATATTGACGAATCCATACACTTAATACATCAGGTGCAATTTGAAACTCACGCGCTACTTTAGCTATATCCTTTTCTGCCAATGCTTTTCGTACCGCCTGTACCTTTCTTGTGATAGGAATAGTATTCCCTTTGTTCATTCTCATCCCCCACCCGCTCATCTTATTACTCGCTATTCACTCCTGCTATTTTATACAGAATAAGCTCCAGCGGTTATAGTCTGATCTCACTATAAGTTGAAATTGAGCCAAAACCTATAAAATAAGAGCGTTTCCTATGAGTAAGGAACGCTCTGAGAATTACTTGGTTATCATCCTAACGACGGTCAGAAAAACCTAGCAACACTCTTCGTAAATCTGCCACCTGTTGCAAACGCTGCAACACCAGCTGGTCTGCTGCTAGACATGTGGGAATATCTTTTTCCTTTGATAATTCATAAATTTTTAATAACATGTCATAGATGGAATCCGTTTTCTCCTTTACTCGTTCCTCGTGATATCCTTGTAGCTCATCTGCAACCTGAATTAGGCCGCCTGCGTTAACCAAATAATCGGGTCCATATACAATGCCCCTCCGATGGAGCTCTTCTCCATGTCGTTCCTCCGCCAGCTGGTTATTAGCTGCGCCAACGATAGCTGAACACTTTAGCTCATCCATGGTCTGATCATTAATCACACCTCCGCGAGCACAAGGTGAAAAAATATCACATGCAACCGCATGAATCTCTTCTACACCGATTGATTCCACCTGGTCGTGATAACGATGACTCAAGGTGTG
This sequence is a window from Mechercharimyces sp. CAU 1602. Protein-coding genes within it:
- the sufD gene encoding Fe-S cluster assembly protein SufD, whose product is MQRSWKQKVTIGLKKNWVSKTRLLDNRRKAVAKMTTELEKQINPEIVTQLSQSQQEPEWMLQFRLQALESAKQLSLPRVEKTNINKWNFSQFSLKSEQEVADTSALPQEVLSLMSDEENASLVVQKNSSVIWKNASRALEEQGVIFTDLGTAVREHSELVKKYFGQAVAKDEHQLSAMHGALWSGGLFLYVPKNVDVQQSLQAIFYNEGNGVGIMPHVLVVTEENSRVNLVCNYTGDSEASAVVQNSVVEVFVGAGSHVSVATLHNLGEDSVDVAYRRAMVGRDGYMEWIVGELNHGRTLSDNTTHLTEPGGHTDVRTIAVGSGSQRSNLTSAVYHVGTDTESDMNVRGVMKDKAQTIMNGITKIEKGAKRANGVQAEKVLMLDRGARGDANPILLIDENDVKAGHAASVGQIDPMQLFYLMSRGIPKREAEKLVIYGFLGPVLDAIPFEAIRKQMVSVIERKLSQ
- the sufC gene encoding Fe-S cluster assembly ATPase SufC; this translates as MSTTPNLKIENLHATIEEKEILKGVNLEVKGGEIHAIMGPNGTGKSTLASALMGHPKYEITSGTVSLDGEDVLEMEVDERARKGLFLAMQYPSEVSGVTNSDFLRSAINAKREEGDEISIMKFIKKLDKTMESLNMDESFASRYLNEGFSGGEKKRNEIMQMMMLDPRIAVLDEIDSGLDIDALKVVADGVNAMRKPELGVLIITHYQRLLNYIKPDFVHVMMQGRIVRSGGPELAEKLEAEGYDWIKEELGIEDETVGQQA
- a CDS encoding BCCT family transporter, whose translation is MQQQKWTTVFLVSVSVTLLLIIWGVVNPDSLNSVTSDVQGFLQVKFGWFYLLSVTSFLVFVIILIFTRAGNIRLGKDDEEPEYSYLSWFAMLFSAGMGIGLVFWGVAEPMYHFISPPVGEGGTTEAARVAMKYSFFHWGLHPWGIYTLTALALAYFKFRKGAPGLISATFTPLLGDRVNGPIGKTIDVLAVYATVIGVATSLGLGAMQISSGLNFLTGIPNDRMTQLMIIAVVTVLFMISAGTGLNKGIKYLSNTNMVLALALMVFILFVGPTNFIINFFTTTIGTYIQELPTMSLRVTPFTESDLAGWIQDWTIFYWAWWISWAPFVGMFIARVSRGRTVREFVIGVLAVPTLLSGIWFATLGGAGIYSELFGKGGINNAMTDSGTEVALFTLLSQLPLSGITSTLAVLLITTFFITSADSATFVLGMQTTNGQLNPPNRIKFTWGIIQAASAAVLLYAGGLTALQMAAIIAAFPFAFILIGMCISLAKSFKADIAAEKKKK
- a CDS encoding M3 family oligoendopeptidase, which translates into the protein MGMNYSLTWDLDRFFAGGSTSPELKAFITEMNEVLKEVEEKVNDLIPAETVTAHTLWIEIAEGVQEVGARLVHGLSFVECLASADTRDEQAQLVRSQLMQLDAAYQSVLVVWEQKMVAVSEEDWKHLLADAKLAPISFNLEEMRRQAKEKMPAEQEKVANDLAVDGYHGWGELYSSIIGRITIPYEENGETTIMSVGQLANKVEAGDREVRKRAFTALNKAFEENADLAAMALNRLGGFRLQLYKHRGWESALKEPLSINRMQEKTLQTMWETIAKNKGIVVKYLERKKELLGIEKMEFYDVFAPLSVEENKVSYDEGANFIMEHFERFDPHMAEFSRLAFSDRWIEVEDRSHKRPGGFCIDFPMAKESRIFMTYSGTASNVSTLAHELGHAYHQYVMKELPYFSQGYAMNVAETASTFAEMIVADASVKQAQTEKEKLALLEEKLQRGAAFFMDIHARFLFETRFYEERKAGPVSIERLKELMVGAQKEGYSGVLDNEFDNFWISKLHFYITEVPFYNFPYTFGYLFSMGIYARALEDGEGFAEKYVDLLRDTGRMQVEELAEKHLQTDLTQPDFWQRAIDVYAEDVELFLQMTKK
- a CDS encoding carboxymuconolactone decarboxylase family protein; amino-acid sequence: MEASIIQQSLHDYKEGLGQFERELPEVAREYSQFTQACFADGEVSKQTKHLIALALGVMTNDEYCIIYHTKGAVDQGASAKMVLEASAVAGAFGGGAAMAQAVTLVQEAYQEFSQQSLQH
- a CDS encoding lipopolysaccharide assembly protein LapB, with product MDSLTNLKNEAESWVAHQLPKGFFADFHDMNNRMLVAVTCMQQGKRELAYRIFASLAAEGAQENPNRHFAYVRSLVELAEMDADKGDYPLAAQRMEEALPAYPISMGYMMSRVHLEVYLCYYWFQAGEKEKAHQELKKIIAREKERFDALALEDGINLVTPGLGYAVHQLALLYAEEKDWRMAVNTFLTLHPYAKEVVKDEWDLAEALAEKNEWEVAFQHYASALVYE
- a CDS encoding TlpA disulfide reductase family protein is translated as MSTSDTNFCLPSLQDGKHFCLNEYHGKLILLTFWVTWCPACQSDLPKKEVFYRSMQSEHIQFFSINVSGREPQPTEVPSYIEEHGFTFPVLLDRGRQVYDQYGITSVPTTILIDRQGIIQGRYDEHVPFSDIIADLGTLLSST
- a CDS encoding undecaprenyl-diphosphate phosphatase; this translates as MGWFEAMILGIIQGLTEFLPISSTGHLYLGRHMFGLDEAGLFLDTLLHFGTLLAVIIVFREELLVVVKNPLGRLARLLFIGTIPTALIGLTFNDFFTNISQTGETIGWEFLATGCILWIADRWKETGYKEMEQISVRDALIIGTFQGVAILPAISRSGLTIAAALLRQIEKKSAASFSFLLSIPAITGAVVLQSRELADASTQFSLPLSSLLLATVTAALCGYFAVKWMIRILCQGSLKGFAVYVWALGAIVLILQYSDNF
- a CDS encoding VOC family protein is translated as MKVSFSHLDYQVVDLAKAKRFYDPLMEMLGFHLRHDEETWISYGNGDMKWCLVQVEQQYSEVSFHRKHPGLNHVAFQVENREEVEEIANFLMERGVNLLYDSPGHFHDEFDYYALYFEDPFRLKIEVVFSHKYQSIP
- a CDS encoding MBL fold metallo-hydrolase produces the protein MSDYIIRMDHRDDVVSMRCSYRSLGSYMNFCTYMVDGLMIDTGPPRGKKAVEEFVRQVTPKQIMITHHHEDHVGNASWLVKRFDVPLYMTKRTIDTIHAMDVIPYYRRTAWGSPQWITGEETTGEVVTPRYRFQILHTPGHCDDHHCLYEESTGWLFAGDLFLGTRLATGIRGESVIEMIASIEKILAYRITTVFCGHAGRVENGAEALKKKLDFLYWLVDETLALQKNGLSKAEMTSKLFKRNRMLEWFSLGDMSPVHLVDSIIKERAIS